A region from the Candidatus Electrothrix scaldis genome encodes:
- a CDS encoding DOMON-like domain-containing protein has protein sequence MKDLKSTIPFVLHPFQEQNFTRYLELGGTLARSARGLQITYALRGSVDEILLPPAEAAPCRRDELWQASCFEFFVGDSGSPHYWEVNLAPSGDWNVYAFSGYRQGMQEEGSIIALPCSQRRQPTSYQLALDFPLARLIAPGQPIEVAVSVILQGHNGERAFYALTHCGPKPDFHLRESFLLRL, from the coding sequence ATGAAAGATTTGAAAAGTACGATCCCTTTTGTTCTCCATCCTTTTCAGGAGCAGAATTTCACCCGCTATCTTGAGCTGGGTGGCACCCTTGCCCGTAGCGCAAGAGGGCTTCAGATTACTTATGCGCTGAGAGGGAGCGTGGACGAGATCCTGCTTCCCCCTGCTGAGGCAGCTCCTTGCCGTCGGGATGAACTCTGGCAGGCAAGCTGTTTTGAGTTCTTTGTTGGGGACAGTGGTTCGCCGCACTACTGGGAGGTCAACCTTGCGCCCTCCGGGGACTGGAATGTCTACGCCTTCAGCGGCTATCGGCAAGGAATGCAGGAGGAGGGCTCCATTATTGCCTTGCCCTGTAGCCAGCGACGCCAGCCAACATCCTACCAACTCGCCTTGGACTTCCCTTTGGCCCGGCTCATTGCTCCTGGTCAGCCTATTGAGGTTGCGGTCAGTGTCATTCTCCAGGGGCATAATGGCGAGCGAGCCTTTTATGCCCTGACGCATTGCGGCCCGAAGCCGGATTTCCATCTCCGGGAAAGTTTTCTCCTTCGGCTGTGA